In Timaviella obliquedivisa GSE-PSE-MK23-08B, the genomic stretch TTAGGCTCAGATCGCTATGACCGCCACTTCATCAACCCTTGCCTCTCGCCTCCGTAACCTCATTATTGTCCTGGTTGCTGTTGTCCTTAGCGTTGCTCTCTTTTTGGGTCTGCGAACGGGCACAAGCTCTGGCTCCCTTACTAGCCTGGCAGCGATCGCTGTTCCCCTTGATGTAGCGCTCAAAAACGGTAAGCCCACTCTCGTAGAGTTCTACGCCAACTGGTGCTCGGCTTGTCAAGCAATGGCGAATGATATGAGCGAACTTGAGCAGCAATATGGCGATCGCGTCAACTTCGTCATGCTCAACGTCGATAACAACAAATGGCTTCCCGAGATGCTGAGCTATCGGGTTGATGGCATTCCTCACTTTGAATTCCTGACGCAAAAAGGAGAAGCGATCGCCAGCACCATTGGTCAACAACCTCGTGCCATCATGGCAAGCAACATTGAAGCCCTCGCCACTGCCTCTCCTCTGCCTCATCTCCAAAACCGAGGTCGTGTCTCTGAAATAGAACCTCCCGTGACCCAAGACAGTGCTCAAGCCAGAACCGATGACCCGCGTAGTCATGGAGGACAAGTGGTGCAATAGCACCAGGGTTCTCCTACCGACCCACAATTTTTAACGCTACAGAGACTAAGGTTAAAAACGTCAAGAATCCGATCGCATCTAAAGTGGTAGTTAGTAAGGGCCCACTGATTAACGCCGGGTCGAGATTCAGCCGCTTTAACCCCAGGGGCAGCAGCGTCCCCAAACTCGCTGCTATCAGTACATTAATCATCATCACTGACCCAGCTACTAGTGCTACCCAATGCTCTGAAGGAGGTGCCCAGATTAATGAAAGCACTGCCAACGAAAGCCCTAGTGCTAATGCAGAAGCTAAACCTGCCAAAATTTCCTTTCGCAAAATTTTTAACGCGTCATGATGGGTCACTTCCCCCATGCCCAACCCTCGCACTGTCACTGAAAGCGCTTGGATTGCTACATTGCCACTGGCATTAGAAAGAATTGGCATCACCACTGCTAAAACAGGCACTAGGGAAATCACAGACTGAAAAGGAGCGATCGCACTTGCCGCACCCACATATAACACCACGTTTCCTAATAACCACGGCAACCGCTTGCGTATCGTTACCTTGGGCGAACATAATGCTGCCTCATCGCCTCCGCTAACCCCGGCTAGTTTTTGAATATCCTCAGTGGCTTCTTCCTCCAGAATGTCCACAACATCGTCAATGGTGACAATGCCGACTAGCCGATCTTCGCGATCGACCACAGGTAACGCCAGCAGGTCATACCGCTTCATGAGTTGCGCCACTTCCTCTTGCGGCATCTCGGTGTAGGCTTTCAGCACCCGCTCACTGGCAATATCACGAATATAGGCAGTTGGAATTGAAAATAGCAATTGCCGCAAAGACACGACCTGCACCAACT encodes the following:
- a CDS encoding thioredoxin family protein, whose translation is MTATSSTLASRLRNLIIVLVAVVLSVALFLGLRTGTSSGSLTSLAAIAVPLDVALKNGKPTLVEFYANWCSACQAMANDMSELEQQYGDRVNFVMLNVDNNKWLPEMLSYRVDGIPHFEFLTQKGEAIASTIGQQPRAIMASNIEALATASPLPHLQNRGRVSEIEPPVTQDSAQARTDDPRSHGGQVVQ
- the mgtE gene encoding magnesium transporter, translated to MLTQENKDVLLELVDLNQAKGELNRLQAVDVGDYIEELPLEKRAIAFRLLQKDKATDVFEYLPPDVQEELITSLHTADVRSLVDSMRPDDRAELFDELPARIVKRLLQQLSPSERAATATILGYPEGTAGRVMTTEYVQLRRGLTVGEALEKIRQTDQDKETVYYAYVIDERRKLVQVVSLRQLLFSIPTAYIRDIASERVLKAYTEMPQEEVAQLMKRYDLLALPVVDREDRLVGIVTIDDVVDILEEEATEDIQKLAGVSGGDEAALCSPKVTIRKRLPWLLGNVVLYVGAASAIAPFQSVISLVPVLAVVMPILSNASGNVAIQALSVTVRGLGMGEVTHHDALKILRKEILAGLASALALGLSLAVLSLIWAPPSEHWVALVAGSVMMINVLIAASLGTLLPLGLKRLNLDPALISGPLLTTTLDAIGFLTFLTLVSVALKIVGR